In Ruania alkalisoli, the DNA window GGCGGGCCTCGAACGCCCCATCTTCTATGACCTGTGTGACGAGCTGGGGCTGCTGGTCTGGCAGGAGTTCCCGCTGTGCTCCTCTGGTCTGGACAACGAGCCGCCGAGCGATCCGGAGTTCATCACCGATCTGGTGAGAGTCGCTGAGAGCTACGTGCAGCGCATCGGGCACCACGCGTGCCTCGCGCTGTGGGGCGGCGGGAACGAGCTGACCCGGGTGGACGAACCCGCGGTCCCTGGCTCGCCGCTGACGAGTGACCACCCGACCCTCGGGGCACTCCGCCGCGTGATCGCCGCCGAGGATCCGATGCGCAGATACATCGCCACATCCCCGACCGGTCCCCGCTTCGAGGCTGACGCAGCCGAGTTCGGACTGGGCCTGCACCACGACGTGCACGGTCCCTGGGAGTTCACCGGGACCAAGGAAGAGTGGCAACAGTACTGGGACCACGACGACGCCCTGATGAGATCCGAGGTGGGCGTCGTCGGCGCATCGTCCATGAGCCTGCTGGAACGGCACGGGCTGCTCGAGGCGAGCTCGGGGGCAGAGTTGCGACAGTTGTGGACCCACACCTCCGGATGGTGGTTGGCGCCGCTCGACGACTGGTTGGAGGAGGGGCACGACCTGTCGGAGCTGCCGCACTGGATCGAGCGAAGTCGGGTGCGCCAGGCCGAGATGCTTGCCTACGCGGCGCAGCGCAGCAAGGACAGGTTCCCCCAATGCACCGGCTTCTTCGTCTGGCTCGGCCATGACACCTTTCCGTGCGCCGTGAGTCTGTCGCTCCTCGACTATGACGGCGAGCCGAAGCCAGCCGCGCGCGCACTGGGTGAGGTCTTCACGGACTGAGTCAGCGGCCCTCACGCATTCCCCGTGCCCAGCGGCCCCGGTCGCACGGCCAGTCGCTCAGGGCCCACCGATTGGTATGACCGCACCAAGGAGATTTCGAATGGACCACCAACTCGCCGACGCTCCGGCCGCCAGAGCGCTGCGACAGACCGGGCCTGACCAGCAGCGCTCGCTGAGCGTGCCCAACAGTCGCATCGTGCTCAACCCACAAAACTTCTTTGCCGAGGCCAGCGAGGTCGAGCAGAACTGTGCCCCGTCGCTGCCGCTCGGACTCGGGTACTACGCCCACGACCAGGCATTGTTCCTGCCTCGGTTCCTCACCCTGTGGGCCGTGCCGCGCAATCCGACGCCTCCCGTGCCGGTGTGCGAGTATCTCGACGCTGCGCACTGGAGTGCGGGACCGGACATCCGGCTGCACGCGGACGGCACCGTACTCGAGGCAGCGATCGCCGCAGCGCACGCACACAGCGGGTCGATTCGGCGGCGAATCCGGGTCGATCCCGCGCGCCCGATCCTGCGGGTGGGTATCGGATCGGTACATGGCCAATGGGCGCTGCGCCTGCGCAACGATGCGGGCCGCACTATCCACGTGCAGGACGGTGCGGCCACGGTCGGCCTGCACCGCTACGACCTCGCCGCGCTGCTCGGCGACACGGACGGCTGCGATGTGGAGCTAATCCTGGAGCTCCTCAGCGCCGGGGCATCAGTGCGGGTCGAGGAGATGGCGCTGGTCCCGGAGCGGGATGAGTCCATTGCCGGGGCGCGGCAGTTCAGCACCGACTGGTCGCCGGGCGGCCTGGGCTTCGCGGCCGACTATCCCGGGGGGGGAGCGCTGCACGGCAACGACGTTTTCGTCGGCGAGCACGGCGTGCTCCGCGAGGTGACCCTCGACCATCGCCTGGGTGAGAGCGCCACCCTCGTAGTGGCCGGCGAGTACGTCGGTGACGTCGAACTCGACCATGCAGCTGGTGTGGTCCGGTTGCGCGCCCCGCACGCGTACCTGGCCGTCACCGTTCCGAACGGGTCGCAGATCCGCTACTACGCCGACGAGACCGAACTTCAAGCCGGTGGTCCGGGCTCGGCCGAACCGCGCGCGAGGACCGGGCTGTGGGCGGTCACCATCGCACCGGACGTCGGGTCGTTCCGCCTCGGTTGCGGCTTCTCGCCCACTGACCCCGACGGAGCCGCGCAGGCGGCCACGACTGCTGCTGCGCACTCCGCCGACGAGCGCGCCGAGCACTGGGACTCGTTCTGGGACGGCGTGCTCGCGCGGGTCCCGCACCCGCACTCGTTCTCGCTGCTTGGCCTCTCCGACGACGAGGGAGTGGGTCCGCAGGACGTACGGGCGGCCTACTACCGAGCATTCCTCGGGCTGTACGCGAATGTGTTGCCGGCGCAGCCGGAGAGTGGGTACCACCACCCCACCGTGGCCACCGGCAAAGGGTCGATGTGGAACTACGGCGCGCCGGGCGCACGCACCGCCGCCGCCTGGGAGACGTTCCTGGCGATCCAGTTCCTCGCGTACGTGGATCCGGAGGTGGCCTGGGCGTCGTTCCACGGGCTGATGACGCTCGTTGTCGAGGACGGCTCACTCGCCGGGGAGGGCCTGCCCAGCCGCAAAGCCCAGACGGCGTGGATCCTGTTCGCGCTCACCGGAGACCGCGACGCTCTCGCCGCCCACTACCCGGCGCTGCGCCGACTGCTGCACTGGCAGGCCCAGCACCCGCGATGGGTCTACGGCGACTACGACTACCTCGGCGAACAGGACGCGGAGTTCATGACCTCGGCGGTGATCGATCTCGGGTTCGCCCAGCAGATCGCTGCAGTGCTCGGTGAAGCCGCCGACGTGGCGAGATATGAGGAACGACGGACCGCACTGCTTGCCGATTATGCGGCGCACTGCTTCCGGGGCGTGGAACGCGCGGCGATCCAGCACTGGTTCCCGGATGACCCGGCCTGCGGACCACGAGGTGGTTGCGAGGGGCTGGGTTTGCAGGTAGCGATGGGCCTGGCGATCGACGGCCTGCCGGACTGGCAGCGCGCATCATTGCTCGCCCGGTTCGACGCCCAGTTCGATCCGCACGATCAGCTCGGGGGCTTCGACGTCGTCAAACACTCCAACCTCGGGTACACGGTGGATGGGCTGATGCTCAGCGGCAGATGGGAGCAGGCCCAGACGCTGGCGAATATCGCTCTCCGGGACGTGCTGCGGAGCGGATCCTTCGCCGAGGTGTACGACCGGAGCGCGTCCGGGCCGCGGCCCGGAGGCGTGCGGCCCTCGATCTTCGGCATGACCCAGGTCATCGACACGGTCTGGCTGAACAATGGAGTCCGGATGGACGGCGGGGCGCCCCAGGTCATCGGACTTCCGGACGTGCGTGGCGGGCTCGACGGTGTGCGTGTGGGATCGCGCACCTGGCAGGTGGAGGTAGACGTTCCCCGCGGTGGTGCCTGGCTCACCGACGCCACCACCGGGCAGCGACAAGCATTCGCCCTCCCCACGGGATCCAGCGTCCCCATCACTGCCAGCAGCCATCTCGAGACGGCGATGCCTGCGCCGCGCACACCGACCCCCGCCGCCCACGAGTAGGACTCAGCCGACCATGACCCTCACCGACGTGGATGTTGCCGCGATCGAGACCGCCATGTCCACCGGAGCACCCACCGGCCCGGACGCGCCGCCCCGGCGCCTGCCGCCCACGCTGACGAGCTCGGCCACGGGCCTCGACCGACTGTACGAGGAGGCGCTGCACAACGTGTTCGTGGTGAACACGCTGCGCGATAGCAACGGCCCCTTCGTCCGTGCTGGCGGTGGCTACCCCACGCCGTGGACGCGCGATGCGGCGATCAACTCATGGAGTGCGCTCTCACTACTCGCGCCCGGACTGGCCGAAGCGACGTTGCGAGCGGTGACCGAGTCCAGCGCAGCCGGTCCGATCGTGGCCCAGGACGACCAGTGGTGGGACCAGGCGATCTGGGTGGTGGCGGCGCGGCGGCACGCCTCGCTCACCGGGAATCGTGAGTTCGCCCGATGGGCGTACCAGGTGGGGCAGAACACCCTGGAGACGCTGGAGCAGTACCTCGATCCTCGATGGAATCTGTACACCGGACCTGCCGTCATGCAGGACGGGGTGGCGGGCTTTCCTCTGCCAGACGGCGCGAAGGAGTCCACGGCGTTCGTGCTCGATTACCCCTGGGCGCGCTCGCTCATGTGCTTATCGACGAACCTCATCTATGCCGCAGCCTTCGACGCGCTCGCCGCTCTCGCGCACCTCCTCGGAAAACCGACGACGCACCTGAGCGCCCGGGCGGACGGCATCCGATCGGCCATCGAGGAGCACCTGTGGACCGAGCGAGGTTACGCCTACCTTCGCCACACTGATGGCCGGCTCGAGCACTACCAGGAACTACTGGGCCTGGCCTTCGTTCTCGAGCACGGGGGTATCGATGATGACCGGGTGCGCAGCATCGTCACGGGCATCCATCGCTGCAAACGCGGTATCCCGCTCGTGTGGCCACACTTCCCGCGGTACGACGATGAGCGACCCGGCCGCCATAATGTCGCCTTGTGGCCGATGGCAACGGGACAGTGGGCCGTCGCTGCGGCCTATCGGGGGCAGGCCGCCGCATTCAGCGAGTCCTGGCACGACCTGTGCCAGCTGATCGAAGGTTCCGGCGGTGAGTACTACGAGCTCTACTCCGCCTCCGACGGCGCGGTGCACGGCGGGTGGCAGATCGGGCAGTTGTGGGCTTCCGAGCCGCACCAGACGTGGAGCGCCACCGCGTTCTTGCGCATGGTGCACGAGGGTCTGCTCGGTCTCAGGGTGAGCCAGGACGGACTGCGTCTCGCCCCGACCCTTCCCGATGGGGTCGAGGACGTCACTGTGCGCAACCTGCGGATCCGGCAGGCTCGTCTGACCGTTGAGGTGACCGGTCACGGGAACCGGGTCGAGTACGTCTCTGTGGATTC includes these proteins:
- a CDS encoding glycosyl hydrolase family 65 protein, which produces MTLTDVDVAAIETAMSTGAPTGPDAPPRRLPPTLTSSATGLDRLYEEALHNVFVVNTLRDSNGPFVRAGGGYPTPWTRDAAINSWSALSLLAPGLAEATLRAVTESSAAGPIVAQDDQWWDQAIWVVAARRHASLTGNREFARWAYQVGQNTLETLEQYLDPRWNLYTGPAVMQDGVAGFPLPDGAKESTAFVLDYPWARSLMCLSTNLIYAAAFDALAALAHLLGKPTTHLSARADGIRSAIEEHLWTERGYAYLRHTDGRLEHYQELLGLAFVLEHGGIDDDRVRSIVTGIHRCKRGIPLVWPHFPRYDDERPGRHNVALWPMATGQWAVAAAYRGQAAAFSESWHDLCQLIEGSGGEYYELYSASDGAVHGGWQIGQLWASEPHQTWSATAFLRMVHEGLLGLRVSQDGLRLAPTLPDGVEDVTVRNLRIRQARLTVEVTGHGNRVEYVSVDSIVRDDPNRPIPLAELSGDHILRVQVR